A region of Pseudanabaena sp. BC1403 DNA encodes the following proteins:
- a CDS encoding alpha/beta hydrolase, translated as MKPLKFLKLGRKHRKILFLVVLFFFLALNVLSYFGAYALTHYSSPGRFGIGIPKSTNSKLPSDIGLEYVTQRIPINQTEWLETWFIPTQLPVSNGTVLLFPGNAGSKDKQLLAPAKEFHRLGYAAMLIDFRGLGGSSGNTTTLGVREAKDVALSLSHAQRSNFQRPFILYGVSMGSAAILKAVADEKINPDVVILELPFARLLDAVRSRLSASWIPTFPFAEMVVFWGSIQHGINGFTHNPVTYAKQVRCPALLLHGKLDKWTNLAEIDQIFQNLHGFKELSIFPNADHSLLVTVDKERWQRSVEQFLKEKK; from the coding sequence ATGAAACCATTGAAGTTTTTGAAACTAGGAAGAAAACATAGAAAGATTCTTTTCCTAGTTGTGCTTTTTTTCTTCCTAGCTCTTAATGTTTTGTCTTACTTTGGCGCTTATGCTCTGACACACTATAGTTCTCCTGGTCGTTTTGGTATAGGAATTCCTAAATCTACTAACTCAAAACTCCCCAGTGATATTGGGCTTGAATATGTCACACAACGTATTCCTATCAATCAAACTGAGTGGCTAGAGACTTGGTTTATTCCCACTCAACTGCCTGTATCTAATGGTACTGTCCTGCTATTTCCTGGTAATGCAGGAAGTAAAGATAAACAACTTCTAGCTCCAGCCAAGGAGTTTCATCGTTTGGGCTACGCCGCTATGCTTATTGATTTCCGAGGTCTAGGAGGTTCTAGCGGAAATACGACAACTTTGGGTGTACGGGAAGCTAAAGATGTTGCTCTATCTCTGAGTCATGCTCAACGTTCAAATTTTCAGCGTCCATTTATCCTCTATGGTGTGTCAATGGGAAGTGCGGCGATCCTTAAAGCCGTTGCCGATGAAAAAATTAATCCTGATGTTGTAATTCTTGAACTTCCTTTTGCACGACTTTTAGATGCTGTCAGAAGTCGATTGAGTGCAAGCTGGATTCCAACATTTCCGTTCGCTGAGATGGTTGTCTTTTGGGGAAGTATTCAGCATGGAATCAATGGTTTTACGCATAATCCAGTAACTTATGCCAAACAAGTTCGATGTCCTGCTTTGTTATTGCATGGCAAACTTGATAAATGGACTAATTTAGCAGAGATCGATCAGATATTTCAGAATTTACACGGTTTTAAGGAACTAAGCATTTTCCCCAACGCCGATCATAGCTTGCTCGTTACGGTTGATAAAGAACGCTGGCAACGAAGTGTCGAGCAATTTTTAAAGGAAAAAAAGTGA